In uncultured Desulfobacter sp., one DNA window encodes the following:
- the dmpI gene encoding 4-oxalocrotonate tautomerase DmpI, giving the protein MPVITVAIHPIDQEQKARLIREITKTAMEITKVPADKYVVFIDEYQNESIGLAGKTRAEIIAEASF; this is encoded by the coding sequence ATGCCTGTTATTACTGTTGCTATTCATCCAATTGATCAAGAACAAAAAGCTCGTTTAATCAGAGAAATCACTAAAACCGCAATGGAAATAACTAAAGTTCCTGCAGACAAGTATGTAGTTTTTATTGATGAATACCAAAATGAATCTATCGGGCTCGCAGGCAAAACACGAGCTGAGATCATTGCTGAAGCCTCTTTCTAA
- a CDS encoding DUF4143 domain-containing protein, protein MSGVLSRQTGQGNCRQPDKIIVAEYFGGLFENMVISEAYKSRINKGLEPRLFFYRDRHQHEIDLLYPIGSSFTPIEIKSSRTYRDEFLNGIRYFQKISGSNQPGMLIYDGDIEMDKEEAQIRNFRGIW, encoded by the coding sequence GTGTCGGGGGTTTTATCACGACAAACCGGTCAAGGTAATTGTCGTCAACCGGACAAGATAATTGTCGCAGAATACTTTGGCGGGCTCTTTGAGAATATGGTGATTTCTGAAGCTTATAAATCAAGGATAAATAAAGGTTTGGAGCCGCGCCTTTTTTTTTATCGCGACCGGCATCAACATGAGATTGATCTTCTCTACCCAATCGGTTCATCCTTTACCCCGATTGAAATTAAATCATCACGAACTTACAGGGATGAATTCTTAAACGGAATCCGTTATTTTCAAAAAATTTCCGGTTCAAACCAGCCCGGAATGCTGATTTATGATGGAGACATTGAAATGGACAAAGAAGAAGCTCAGATCAGAAATTTTAGAGGGATCTGGTGA
- a CDS encoding helix-turn-helix transcriptional regulator — protein MENPPSVLELARRVGLNHNHLTQGFRKMFGLAPFEYLRVIRLETARDMIARHECSVSEAAYNVGYASLSHFTKTFRKEFGINPKACA, from the coding sequence ATGGAAAATCCACCAAGTGTACTTGAGCTTGCCCGCAGAGTGGGGCTCAACCACAACCACCTTACCCAGGGATTCAGGAAGATGTTTGGCCTGGCCCCATTCGAGTACTTGCGGGTCATACGCCTTGAAACGGCGCGGGATATGATTGCAAGACATGAATGCAGTGTATCGGAAGCGGCTTACAATGTAGGATACGCAAGTCTGAGCCATTTCACGAAAACGTTTCGAAAAGAGTTCGGGATAAATCCGAAGGCATGTGCATAA
- a CDS encoding transposase, whose amino-acid sequence MPTIFGKGLKKYETSVLLFAKDSYVPFTNNRAERDLRMAKVKQKISGCFRRQRYAHAYCRISSYLQTMANKGVNPLVAIQLALVDEIPCADFNRGE is encoded by the coding sequence ATGCCCACAATCTTTGGGAAAGGCTTAAAAAAATATGAAACGTCCGTTTTGCTGTTTGCCAAAGATTCATATGTTCCATTCACCAACAACCGGGCTGAACGAGATCTTCGTATGGCAAAGGTGAAACAGAAAATATCAGGGTGCTTTCGACGTCAACGATATGCCCATGCTTATTGTCGGATTTCGAGTTACCTGCAAACCATGGCGAACAAAGGAGTGAATCCGCTCGTTGCCATTCAGTTGGCGTTGGTGGATGAAATCCCCTGTGCTGATTTCAACCGGGGTGAGTAG
- a CDS encoding SRPBCC family protein: MQILEDIFVSESIEVRTTPNKVFDFLCNIVDDDSFRAWHPQDHVTFRWLKGLPWQEGSIAYSEEYLHGKLQKAKIIVTKVVPNRKIIYVPLSRYIRKFVPEMGFHVEPREKYCVFTATSHGRFPRLIKFLLKKKYDKNLLSVIQHIKEEGENLKKALESK, encoded by the coding sequence GTGCAAATATTAGAAGATATATTTGTAAGCGAATCCATAGAAGTTCGTACTACACCAAATAAGGTCTTTGATTTCCTTTGCAACATAGTTGATGATGATAGCTTTCGAGCCTGGCACCCACAAGATCATGTGACTTTTCGCTGGTTAAAAGGCTTACCTTGGCAGGAGGGTTCTATCGCATATTCTGAAGAATATCTTCATGGTAAATTACAAAAAGCTAAAATCATTGTTACCAAAGTTGTGCCAAACAGAAAGATCATATATGTACCTTTATCTCGATATATAAGGAAGTTTGTCCCGGAAATGGGTTTTCACGTAGAACCAAGGGAAAAATACTGCGTTTTTACTGCAACTTCGCATGGTCGTTTTCCCCGGTTAATAAAATTTTTACTCAAAAAGAAATATGATAAAAATCTTTTAAGTGTAATACAACATATTAAAGAAGAAGGAGAGAATTTAAAAAAAGCGCTTGAGTCCAAATAA
- a CDS encoding transposase produces the protein MRPPNRVREGKGKEVSGKITNVRTKETVTIAKAETCDVCGAALDQTPCREHERRTKIDIIFEKVMNQVDAEIKECPNCTATVKGDFPEDMPGPLQYGNGLKAFAIHLIISQMVALNRVQKQISAMIGTVISEATLLKFVWRLYQALEKWEAKSIESILQAPSIHVDETSFRVDQKNHWIHVYSSGGTTLKLLHRKRGKEAMVDLNIIPR, from the coding sequence ATGAGACCGCCAAATCGAGTCCGGGAAGGAAAGGGTAAAGAGGTTAGTGGAAAGATCACCAATGTCCGCACGAAAGAAACCGTCACTATTGCTAAAGCTGAAACATGTGATGTCTGTGGCGCGGCCCTGGACCAAACACCCTGCCGGGAACATGAACGGCGTACCAAGATAGATATCATCTTTGAAAAAGTCATGAACCAGGTTGATGCCGAAATTAAAGAGTGCCCCAACTGCACAGCGACAGTAAAGGGAGACTTTCCTGAAGATATGCCAGGTCCCTTACAATATGGAAACGGACTCAAAGCATTCGCCATCCACTTGATCATCAGTCAAATGGTTGCCCTCAACCGGGTTCAAAAACAGATTTCCGCCATGATTGGTACGGTAATTTCTGAAGCAACCCTTCTCAAGTTTGTCTGGCGGCTTTATCAAGCACTTGAAAAATGGGAAGCAAAATCAATTGAGAGCATTCTTCAGGCCCCATCAATCCATGTTGACGAGACATCTTTCCGGGTGGATCAAAAAAATCACTGGATACATGTGTATTCTTCTGGAGGAACCACGCTGAAGCTGCTTCATCGAAAGCGAGGCAAGGAAGCGATGGTTGATTTGAACATCATCCCCCGCTAG